A stretch of the Streptomyces sp. NBC_00078 genome encodes the following:
- the dnaB gene encoding replicative DNA helicase, whose product MSISEPLDDPWADSGPSDRLPASRRRGEGGRGRDEQHDRGRDSGEWDGGGTSFERVPPQDLDAEQSVLGGMLLSKDAIADVVEVLKGHDFYKPAHETIFQAILDIYAKGEPADPITIAAELTKRGEINKVGGASYLHTLVQTVPTAANAEYYAEIVHERAVLRRLVEAGTRITQMGYAADDDVDEIVNRAQAEIYAVTEQRTSEDYLPLGDIMEGALDEIEAIGSRSGEMTGVPTGFTDFDSLTNGLHPGQMIVIAARPAMGKSTLALDFARAASIKHNLPSVIFSLEMGRNEIAMRLLSAEARVALHHMRSGTMTDEDWTRLARRMPDVSAAPLFIDDSPNLSMMEIRAKCRRLKQRNDIRLVVIDYLQLMQSGGSKRAENRQQEVSDMSRNLKLLAKELELPVIALSQLNRGPEQRTDKKPMVSDLRESGSIEQDADMVILLHREDAYEKESPRAGEADLIVAKHRNGPTATITVAFQGHYSRFVDMAQT is encoded by the coding sequence GTGAGTATTTCCGAGCCCTTGGACGACCCATGGGCCGACAGCGGTCCAAGTGATCGTCTGCCTGCCTCCCGCCGCCGCGGCGAGGGGGGCCGGGGCCGAGACGAACAACACGACCGAGGCCGGGACAGCGGCGAATGGGACGGCGGGGGCACATCCTTCGAGCGCGTGCCACCCCAGGACCTGGATGCCGAACAGTCCGTTCTCGGCGGCATGCTGTTGTCCAAGGACGCCATCGCCGACGTTGTGGAGGTCCTCAAGGGGCACGACTTCTACAAGCCCGCACACGAGACGATCTTCCAGGCGATCCTCGACATCTACGCCAAGGGCGAACCGGCCGACCCCATCACGATCGCCGCCGAGCTCACCAAGCGCGGAGAGATCAACAAGGTTGGCGGCGCGTCCTATCTGCACACCCTCGTCCAGACCGTGCCGACGGCGGCCAACGCCGAGTACTACGCGGAGATCGTGCACGAGCGTGCGGTCCTGCGGCGGCTGGTCGAGGCAGGCACCCGTATCACCCAGATGGGATACGCGGCCGACGACGACGTCGACGAGATCGTCAACCGCGCCCAGGCCGAGATCTACGCGGTCACCGAGCAGCGCACCAGCGAGGACTACCTGCCGCTCGGTGACATCATGGAGGGCGCGCTCGACGAGATCGAGGCGATCGGCTCCCGATCTGGAGAGATGACCGGTGTGCCCACGGGGTTCACCGACTTCGACTCGCTCACCAACGGTCTGCATCCGGGCCAGATGATCGTCATCGCCGCGCGTCCCGCCATGGGTAAGTCCACCCTCGCACTGGACTTCGCCCGGGCCGCATCGATCAAGCACAACCTGCCGAGTGTCATCTTCTCCCTCGAAATGGGTCGCAACGAGATCGCGATGCGTCTGTTGTCAGCCGAGGCTCGAGTCGCCCTGCACCACATGCGTTCCGGCACGATGACCGACGAGGACTGGACGCGTCTGGCCCGCCGGATGCCGGATGTGTCGGCCGCACCGCTGTTCATCGACGACTCCCCGAACCTGTCGATGATGGAGATCCGCGCCAAGTGCCGGCGTCTCAAGCAGCGCAACGACATCAGACTGGTCGTCATCGACTATCTCCAGCTGATGCAGTCCGGCGGCTCCAAGCGTGCCGAGAACCGCCAGCAGGAGGTCTCGGACATGTCCCGTAACCTCAAGCTCCTCGCCAAGGAGCTGGAGCTCCCGGTCATCGCGCTGTCCCAGCTGAACCGTGGTCCCGAGCAGCGCACCGACAAGAAGCCGATGGTCTCCGACCTGCGTGAGTCCGGCTCCATCGAGCAGGACGCCGACATGGTCATCCTGCTGCACCGTGAGGACGCGTACGAGAAGGAGTCGCCCCGCGCGGGCGAGGCGGACCTGATCGTGGCCAAGCACCGTAACGGCCCGACAGCGACGATCACGGTCGCCTTCCAGGGCCACTACTCGCGCTTCGTGGACATGGCGCAGACCTGA
- a CDS encoding MATE family efflux transporter produces the protein MTQAPATSRATRRQHDREIVALAVPAFGALVAEPLLVMADSAIVGHLGTAQLAGLGVASALLMTAVSIFVFLAYATTAAVARRVGAGDLQAAIRQGMDGIWLALLLGAAVIAAVLPTAPTVVELFGASETAAPYATTYLRISALGIPAMLVVLASTGVLRGLQNTKTPLYVAVAGFFANAALNAGLVYGADLGIAGSAWGTVIAQCGMAAVYLIVVVRGARRHGASLRPDAAGIRASAQAGIPLLVRTLSLRAILMIATAVAARLGDADIAAHQIVLSLWSLLAFALDAIAIAGQAIIGRYLGADDAEGARHACRRMVQWGIAVGGVLGVLVVIARPVFLPLFTNDTLVKDAALPALLVVALSQPVCGIVFVLDGVLMGAGDGPYLAWAMVVTLAAFAPLALLVPTLGGGLTALWGAMTLMMVIRMLTLWLRTRSGRWIVTGATR, from the coding sequence ATGACACAGGCTCCCGCGACCTCCAGGGCCACCCGGCGACAGCACGATCGAGAGATCGTCGCACTGGCCGTCCCGGCCTTCGGCGCACTCGTCGCCGAGCCCCTTCTTGTCATGGCCGACAGCGCAATCGTGGGGCACCTCGGCACGGCACAACTCGCCGGACTTGGCGTCGCCTCGGCCCTCCTCATGACAGCAGTCAGCATCTTCGTCTTCCTCGCCTACGCCACTACGGCGGCCGTCGCCCGACGTGTCGGGGCGGGCGACCTCCAGGCCGCCATCCGCCAGGGAATGGACGGCATATGGCTGGCACTCCTGCTTGGTGCTGCCGTCATCGCCGCCGTACTCCCCACGGCGCCAACCGTGGTGGAACTTTTCGGCGCCTCGGAGACCGCAGCCCCCTACGCGACCACATACCTGCGCATCTCGGCCCTCGGCATCCCAGCCATGCTCGTCGTGCTCGCCTCGACCGGTGTCCTGCGTGGCCTTCAGAACACGAAGACGCCCCTCTATGTCGCCGTCGCAGGCTTTTTCGCCAACGCCGCCCTCAACGCCGGCCTCGTCTACGGCGCCGATCTCGGCATCGCCGGTTCCGCCTGGGGCACCGTCATCGCACAGTGCGGCATGGCAGCCGTCTATCTCATCGTGGTCGTCCGCGGAGCCCGCAGACACGGAGCCTCACTGCGTCCCGACGCGGCGGGGATACGGGCCTCGGCACAAGCCGGCATCCCCCTGCTGGTCCGCACACTCTCGCTCCGGGCGATCCTGATGATTGCCACGGCCGTCGCCGCCCGACTCGGCGACGCCGATATCGCGGCACACCAGATCGTGCTGTCCCTGTGGAGTTTGCTCGCCTTCGCCCTTGACGCCATCGCCATCGCCGGTCAGGCCATCATCGGACGCTACCTGGGCGCAGATGACGCCGAGGGTGCCCGCCACGCCTGCCGCCGCATGGTGCAGTGGGGGATCGCGGTCGGCGGCGTACTCGGCGTCCTGGTGGTGATCGCCCGGCCGGTGTTCCTGCCTCTGTTCACGAACGACACCTTGGTGAAGGACGCCGCCCTGCCCGCTCTTCTCGTGGTGGCTCTCTCCCAGCCGGTCTGCGGCATTGTCTTCGTCCTGGACGGCGTACTGATGGGCGCAGGCGACGGCCCGTATCTGGCCTGGGCCATGGTGGTCACCCTGGCTGCTTTTGCCCCACTGGCTTTGCTCGTCCCGACTCTGGGTGGCGGCCTCACAGCGCTCTGGGGAGCGATGACGCTGATGATGGTGATACGCATGCTGACTCTTTGGCTGCGGACCCGTTCTGGCCGCTGGATCGTCACCGGCGCCACCCGCTGA
- the rplI gene encoding 50S ribosomal protein L9: MKIILTHEVSGLGAAGDVVDVKDGYARNYLIPRKFAIRWTKGGEKDVEQIRRARKIHEIQTIEQANQVKARLEGVKVRLAVRSGDAGRLFGSVTPADIASAIKASGGPEVDKRRIELGAPIKTLGAHETSVRLHPEVAAKVNIEVVAA, from the coding sequence ATGAAGATCATCCTCACCCACGAGGTCTCCGGCCTCGGTGCCGCGGGCGACGTTGTCGACGTCAAGGACGGTTACGCTCGCAACTACCTGATCCCGCGGAAGTTCGCTATCCGCTGGACCAAGGGTGGCGAGAAGGACGTCGAGCAGATCCGTCGTGCTCGCAAGATTCACGAGATCCAGACCATCGAGCAGGCCAACCAGGTGAAGGCCCGGCTCGAGGGCGTCAAGGTCCGTCTGGCTGTCCGCTCCGGCGACGCCGGTCGTCTCTTCGGTTCCGTCACCCCGGCCGACATCGCTTCGGCGATCAAGGCTTCCGGTGGCCCCGAGGTCGACAAGCGCCGCATCGAGCTGGGTGCGCCGATCAAGACCCTGGGCGCCCACGAGACGTCTGTGCGTCTGCACCCCGAGGTTGCCGCCAAGGTCAACATCGAGGTCGTCGCGGCCTGA
- the rpsR gene encoding 30S ribosomal protein S18 encodes MAKPPVRKPKKKVCAFCKDKVTYVDYKDTNMLRKFISDRGKIRARRVTGNCTQHQRDVATAVKNSREMALLPYTSTAR; translated from the coding sequence ATGGCGAAGCCGCCTGTGCGCAAGCCTAAGAAGAAGGTCTGCGCTTTCTGCAAGGACAAGGTCACGTACGTGGACTACAAGGACACGAACATGCTGCGGAAGTTCATTTCCGACCGCGGCAAGATCCGTGCCCGCCGCGTGACCGGCAACTGCACGCAGCACCAGCGTGACGTCGCCACGGCTGTCAAGAACAGCCGTGAGATGGCGCTGCTGCCCTACACCTCCACCGCGCGATAA